The following proteins come from a genomic window of Haloplanus salinus:
- a CDS encoding universal stress protein produces the protein MCDHILLPTDRSTATERAVSYGLGLARTSDATVHALYVTDESEFSTVTDASAHGQLRFSAEKLGRRATTDIAETAAEFDLTAEHELRQGTPYEEMLDYVVEQNVDLVAMGTHGQAGVGPDLGSTTLRVVRNADVPVLTVRFREDIDIDVANDFEVYDDVLVAADGSDGSIVAAEQGIDIADTVQRCTPSTSWTRTPTPTRTSLGASSDSSKRAGTLR, from the coding sequence TCCCGACAGACCGAAGTACCGCGACCGAACGGGCCGTCAGCTACGGGCTCGGTCTCGCCCGGACTTCCGACGCGACGGTTCACGCGCTGTACGTGACCGACGAGAGCGAGTTCTCGACCGTTACAGACGCCTCGGCGCACGGGCAACTGCGGTTCTCAGCAGAGAAGCTGGGACGACGAGCGACCACCGACATCGCAGAGACGGCCGCCGAGTTCGATCTGACGGCCGAGCACGAACTCCGGCAGGGAACGCCCTACGAGGAGATGCTCGACTACGTCGTCGAACAGAACGTCGACCTCGTGGCGATGGGAACGCACGGTCAGGCCGGAGTCGGACCGGACCTCGGCAGTACGACGCTCAGAGTCGTTCGAAACGCCGATGTGCCCGTGCTGACGGTCCGATTCCGCGAGGACATCGACATCGATGTGGCGAACGACTTCGAGGTCTACGACGATGTCCTCGTGGCAGCTGACGGGAGTGACGGGTCGATAGTCGCCGCCGAACAGGGGATCGACATCGCCGATACGGTGCAACGGTGCACGCCCTCTACGTCGTGGACACGAACACCTACGCCTACGAGGACGTCCCTTGGAGCATCGTCGGACTCCTCAAAGAGAGCGGGAACACTACGCTAG